Proteins from one Chitinophaga oryzae genomic window:
- a CDS encoding UDP-glucose dehydrogenase family protein encodes MKITVVGTGYVGLVTGTCFAETGNDVTCVDIDVNKVTKLSSGQITIYEPGLEKLFERNLKEERLFFTTSLEEGIRDAEVIFLALPTPPGADGAADLSFVLKVAEQLGKLMTDYKVIVDKSTVPVGTAEKVTAAIAKNCKSPFDVVSNPEFLREGVAVDDFMKPDRVVIGTNSERARKVMGELYAPFVRQGNPIIYMDEKSAELTKYAANSFLATKISFMNEIAVLCEKLGADVDMVRRGIGSDDRIGKRFLFPGIGYGGSCFPKDVQALVKSSEDVNYDFRILNAVMDVNEKQKLFLLPKIKAYFNDDLKGKHFALWGLAFKPNTDDIREAPALYIIDALLAAGATITVFDPEAMENVKQIVGDKITYAEHQYTCLEQADALIIATEWSVFRTPDFHKISAALKHKAIFDGRNLFEVARMREMGYHYESVGRAAIA; translated from the coding sequence ATGAAGATTACAGTAGTAGGCACTGGTTACGTAGGACTGGTAACCGGTACCTGTTTCGCAGAAACAGGAAATGATGTTACCTGCGTAGATATCGATGTCAACAAAGTAACAAAGCTTTCTTCCGGTCAGATCACTATTTATGAGCCCGGACTGGAAAAACTGTTTGAACGTAACCTCAAGGAAGAACGTTTATTTTTTACCACCAGCCTGGAAGAAGGCATCCGTGATGCAGAAGTTATTTTTCTGGCATTACCAACACCTCCTGGCGCGGATGGCGCTGCCGACCTGTCTTTTGTACTGAAAGTGGCAGAACAGCTGGGTAAACTGATGACCGATTACAAGGTAATCGTAGATAAAAGCACCGTGCCTGTAGGTACCGCTGAAAAAGTAACGGCGGCTATCGCTAAAAACTGTAAATCGCCTTTTGACGTAGTGTCCAACCCGGAATTTCTGCGGGAAGGTGTGGCTGTTGACGATTTTATGAAACCCGACCGTGTGGTTATCGGCACTAATTCCGAACGGGCTCGCAAAGTTATGGGTGAGCTCTATGCCCCTTTTGTAAGGCAGGGCAACCCGATCATATATATGGATGAAAAATCCGCCGAGCTGACCAAATACGCCGCCAACTCTTTCCTCGCCACTAAAATCTCTTTTATGAATGAGATAGCCGTGCTGTGTGAAAAACTGGGGGCCGACGTAGACATGGTCCGCAGGGGTATCGGCAGCGACGACCGCATCGGAAAACGGTTCCTGTTTCCCGGTATCGGTTACGGCGGCAGCTGTTTCCCGAAAGACGTGCAGGCTCTGGTAAAATCGTCTGAAGACGTCAACTACGACTTCCGTATACTGAACGCCGTGATGGATGTTAACGAAAAACAGAAACTGTTTCTGTTGCCCAAAATAAAAGCCTATTTTAACGATGACCTGAAAGGCAAACACTTCGCTTTATGGGGACTGGCCTTCAAGCCCAACACAGACGATATCCGGGAAGCGCCTGCCTTGTACATCATCGATGCACTGCTGGCTGCCGGCGCCACGATTACGGTGTTTGACCCCGAAGCCATGGAAAATGTTAAACAGATCGTAGGCGATAAAATAACTTATGCAGAGCACCAGTACACCTGCCTTGAGCAGGCGGACGCACTGATCATCGCCACAGAATGGAGCGTGTTCAGGACACCGGATTTCCACAAAATCTCCGCTGCCCTGAAACACAAAGCGATTTTCGACGGCCGTAATCTTTTTGAAGTAGCGCGCATGAGAGAAATGGGATACCATTATGAGAGCGTTGGTCGCGCTGCCATCGCTTAA
- the rfbB gene encoding dTDP-glucose 4,6-dehydratase, with the protein MKRSILITGGAGFIGSHVVRLFVTKYPDYQIVNLDALTYAGNLENLLDVKDLPNYIFEKGDITDEAFIDQLFGKYQFDGVIHLAAESHVDRSIMDPLAFIKTNVLGTAVLLNIARKYWKDNMENKLFYHVSTDEVYGSLGEEGLFHETTAYDPRSPYSASKASSDHFVMAYYHTYHLPAIISNCSNNYGSHHFPEKLIPLAIHNIKNNKPVPVYGKGENVRDWLYVNDHARAIDTIFHKGRIGETYNIGGFNEWKNIDLIQLLCRIMDKKLGRPEGTSAQLITYVKDRAGHDLRYAIDATKLNKELGWEPSLQFEEGLEKTVDWYLANEEWLQHVTSGNYQKYYQEQYQKR; encoded by the coding sequence ATGAAACGAAGCATACTAATTACAGGTGGAGCAGGCTTCATCGGTTCACATGTAGTCAGATTATTTGTTACAAAGTATCCCGACTACCAGATCGTGAACCTGGATGCGCTGACCTATGCCGGTAATCTCGAAAACCTGCTGGATGTTAAAGATCTCCCTAATTATATTTTTGAAAAGGGAGATATTACAGACGAAGCCTTTATCGATCAGCTTTTCGGGAAGTACCAGTTTGATGGTGTGATACATCTCGCTGCAGAAAGCCATGTGGACCGTTCTATTATGGACCCGCTGGCTTTCATCAAAACCAATGTGCTGGGGACGGCCGTATTATTGAACATCGCCCGTAAATACTGGAAAGACAACATGGAAAACAAACTGTTTTATCATGTGTCTACCGACGAGGTGTACGGTTCGCTTGGCGAGGAAGGACTTTTCCATGAAACGACTGCTTACGATCCGCGTTCGCCGTATTCAGCCTCCAAGGCCAGCTCCGATCACTTTGTGATGGCATATTATCACACTTATCATCTCCCGGCCATTATCTCCAACTGTTCCAATAACTACGGGTCACATCATTTTCCGGAGAAACTGATCCCGCTGGCCATCCATAATATCAAAAACAATAAGCCGGTGCCCGTATATGGTAAAGGAGAGAATGTTCGCGACTGGTTGTATGTCAACGACCATGCCCGCGCCATCGATACCATCTTCCACAAGGGAAGGATCGGCGAAACCTACAACATCGGCGGTTTCAACGAATGGAAAAATATTGACCTGATACAGCTGCTGTGCCGTATCATGGACAAAAAACTGGGCCGCCCCGAAGGTACCTCCGCCCAGCTGATCACCTATGTGAAAGACCGCGCCGGCCACGACCTGCGCTATGCCATTGATGCCACCAAGCTCAACAAGGAACTGGGTTGGGAACCATCCCTTCAGTTTGAAGAAGGACTGGAGAAAACGGTAGATTGGTATCTTGCCAACGAAGAATGGCTGCAGCACGTCACCAGCGGCAATTATCAGAAATACTATCAGGAGCAGTATCAAAAGCGATAA
- the rfbD gene encoding dTDP-4-dehydrorhamnose reductase, producing the protein MKNILVTGGHGQLGQSLKKAAEAYPQFHLHFTDAGELDITDTESIAAWFSTHQADACINCAAYTAVDKAESDEDNAFLLNFQAVLALAEACARHNTQLIHISTDYVFSGKQNVPYTETDDTDPQSIYGASKLRGEAAATGYNPDTIVVRTSWLYSEHGVNFVKRMQELMREKEELSVVFDQAGTPTYAGDLATAILDILQYKADHPQDELGGVYHYSNEGVTSWYDFAVTIKELTAATTRVLPVTSDKYKTAAARPAYSVLNKEKIKNTFGIQVPYWRDSLVKCLRQM; encoded by the coding sequence ATGAAAAATATTCTTGTTACCGGCGGACACGGCCAACTGGGACAGTCCCTGAAAAAAGCGGCCGAAGCCTATCCTCAGTTCCACCTGCATTTTACCGATGCCGGCGAACTGGATATCACTGATACGGAATCGATAGCCGCCTGGTTCAGCACTCACCAGGCAGACGCCTGTATTAACTGTGCCGCCTATACGGCAGTGGACAAAGCAGAATCCGACGAAGACAATGCTTTCCTGCTCAACTTCCAGGCGGTGCTGGCACTGGCGGAAGCCTGCGCCCGGCACAACACGCAGCTGATACACATTTCCACCGATTATGTGTTCAGCGGAAAACAGAACGTTCCCTATACAGAAACAGACGATACCGACCCGCAGAGCATCTACGGCGCCTCCAAACTGCGCGGAGAAGCCGCGGCCACCGGGTACAATCCCGATACCATCGTGGTACGTACCTCCTGGCTGTACTCCGAGCATGGCGTCAATTTCGTAAAACGGATGCAGGAACTGATGCGGGAAAAAGAGGAACTGAGCGTCGTATTTGACCAGGCGGGCACGCCCACCTATGCCGGCGACCTCGCCACCGCCATTCTGGACATCCTGCAATACAAGGCAGATCATCCACAGGATGAACTGGGCGGCGTGTACCACTACAGTAATGAAGGCGTTACCAGCTGGTATGACTTCGCGGTTACGATCAAGGAACTCACCGCCGCCACCACCAGGGTGCTGCCCGTGACTTCTGACAAGTACAAGACAGCCGCTGCGAGACCAGCCTACAGCGTACTGAATAAAGAAAAAATCAAAAACACCTTCGGCATACAGGTCCCCTACTGGCGTGACAGCCTGGTGAAATGCCTCCGGCAGATGTAA
- a CDS encoding TapB family protein has protein sequence MKKGWCLILLLLVAGSLSAQDCGGYYYLLNNAQVEMTVFDGSNAPIGKTLYKVSNVRKEATGTASDFTATVFDKSDNMITTSQGSFKCTGDGVAIDMKVGMPSLSQLKDLKMEAKTTNVFLNYPANMQAGQELKGGTFEMAGNMGGMEVGVAYTVNNRKVMGKEKITTPAGSWNCFKISYNLSFKMQMLGNSVPMELTATEWFAPGFGVVKTISYREGKEAGSTMITSFKK, from the coding sequence ATGAAAAAAGGATGGTGTCTTATCCTGCTGTTACTCGTGGCCGGTTCTCTTTCTGCGCAGGATTGCGGCGGTTATTATTACCTGCTGAACAACGCGCAGGTGGAAATGACGGTGTTTGACGGCAGCAATGCGCCGATCGGTAAAACCCTTTATAAGGTGAGCAATGTACGCAAAGAGGCAACGGGTACGGCCTCCGACTTTACGGCGACGGTGTTCGACAAATCCGACAATATGATCACCACCAGCCAGGGCAGCTTCAAATGCACCGGCGACGGGGTGGCCATAGATATGAAGGTAGGTATGCCTTCCCTGTCACAGTTGAAAGACCTGAAGATGGAGGCCAAAACCACCAATGTCTTTCTCAACTATCCGGCAAACATGCAGGCGGGACAGGAACTAAAGGGCGGTACATTTGAAATGGCCGGTAATATGGGCGGCATGGAAGTAGGCGTGGCCTATACCGTGAACAACCGGAAAGTAATGGGCAAAGAGAAGATCACCACACCGGCGGGCAGCTGGAACTGTTTCAAAATCAGTTATAACCTGTCGTTTAAAATGCAGATGCTGGGCAACAGCGTTCCGATGGAACTCACCGCTACGGAATGGTTTGCACCGGGATTCGGGGTAGTGAAAACGATATCTTACAGGGAAGGAAAAGAAGCCGGATCAACGATGATCACCAGTTTCAAAAAATAA
- the rfbC gene encoding dTDP-4-dehydrorhamnose 3,5-epimerase: protein MPFTETGFPGLIIYEPPVFGDHRGYFFESYNANTFLAAGLEYNFVQDNQARSTYGVLRGLHYQLEPHAQTKLIRVLEGSIMDAVVDLRTGSPTYGKSYAIELSAANKLQLLVPKGFAHGYAVISDTAEVMYKCDNFYHKSSEGGIIYNDPALNINWGIDLEKALVSEKDLLLPKLADVTHNFVF, encoded by the coding sequence ATGCCTTTTACAGAAACCGGCTTTCCCGGATTAATCATATATGAGCCGCCTGTCTTCGGAGATCACCGTGGATATTTTTTCGAAAGCTACAACGCCAACACATTCCTTGCCGCTGGCCTGGAGTATAATTTCGTACAGGACAATCAGGCACGCTCTACCTACGGCGTACTGAGAGGTTTGCACTATCAGCTCGAACCACATGCCCAGACCAAGCTGATCAGGGTGCTGGAGGGCAGCATTATGGACGCCGTGGTAGACTTGCGGACAGGTTCTCCAACTTATGGTAAATCCTATGCAATAGAACTGAGCGCGGCCAACAAACTCCAGCTACTGGTACCAAAAGGTTTCGCCCATGGTTATGCCGTTATCAGTGATACTGCTGAGGTGATGTACAAATGTGATAACTTTTATCATAAAAGCAGTGAAGGCGGAATTATCTATAATGATCCGGCACTGAACATCAACTGGGGCATTGACCTGGAGAAGGCACTGGTATCAGAAAAAGACCTCCTGCTGCCTAAACTGGCGGACGTTACCCATAATTTTGTCTTTTAA
- a CDS encoding UDP-glucuronic acid decarboxylase family protein: MEKKRILIAGAAGFLGSHLCDRFIKEGFHVIAMDNLLTGNIKNIEHLFPLQDFEYYHHDVTKFVHVPGKLDYILNFASPASPIDYLKMPIQTLKVGSLGTHNLLGLAKEKKARILVASTSEVYGDPNVHPQTEEYWGNVNPVGPRGVYDEAKRFLESITMAYHNFHGVETRIVRIFNTYGPRMRLNDGRALPAFMSQALSGQDLTVFGDGKQTRSFCYVDDLIEGIYRLLLSDYHLPVNIGNPEEITLNQFAEEIIALTGSKQKIVYHPLPKDDPKQRQPDITKARTLLGWEPKVGRQEGLKITFEYFKQALLK, translated from the coding sequence ATGGAAAAAAAGAGAATCCTCATAGCCGGCGCAGCCGGCTTCCTGGGCTCGCATCTCTGCGATCGCTTCATTAAGGAAGGCTTTCATGTGATTGCCATGGACAACCTCCTCACCGGGAATATCAAAAATATAGAACACCTGTTTCCCCTACAGGACTTTGAATACTATCATCACGACGTTACCAAATTTGTCCATGTTCCGGGAAAACTGGATTATATCCTGAATTTCGCATCGCCGGCCAGCCCGATCGACTACCTGAAAATGCCGATCCAGACCCTGAAGGTAGGATCGCTGGGTACACATAACCTGCTGGGGTTGGCTAAGGAAAAGAAAGCCCGCATCCTTGTGGCTTCCACTTCCGAAGTATATGGCGATCCCAATGTACATCCGCAAACAGAGGAATACTGGGGTAATGTAAACCCTGTAGGCCCGCGCGGTGTATATGACGAGGCTAAAAGATTCCTGGAGTCCATTACAATGGCCTATCATAATTTCCATGGCGTGGAAACCCGGATCGTCCGTATCTTTAATACCTACGGCCCACGCATGCGCCTCAATGACGGCCGCGCTTTACCGGCCTTTATGAGCCAGGCGCTGAGCGGGCAGGACCTGACAGTGTTTGGCGACGGCAAACAAACCCGTTCCTTCTGTTATGTAGACGATCTCATCGAAGGCATTTACCGCCTGCTGCTGAGCGACTACCATCTGCCGGTAAACATCGGGAACCCGGAAGAGATCACGCTCAACCAGTTTGCGGAAGAAATTATTGCACTGACAGGCTCCAAACAGAAGATCGTTTATCATCCGTTACCAAAAGACGATCCGAAACAACGGCAGCCGGACATCACCAAAGCCCGGACCCTGCTGGGCTGGGAACCGAAGGTAGGCAGACAGGAAGGCCTGAAGATCACCTTCGAATATTTCAAACAGGCATTATTAAAATAA